The Magnolia sinica isolate HGM2019 chromosome 10, MsV1, whole genome shotgun sequence genome includes a window with the following:
- the LOC131217470 gene encoding uncharacterized protein LOC131217470 translates to MTRVKKCTHAQASKQAISKDSEKTTSADDTRGDAPVSDILEQIALSDDSTHLILNEFLLATGTDSNKAGNAALSEGGGRSDWDNILYGVFRPSRIDVELLSWVYLRKDRLRRGMEIFQKLKEFDLYQSFCEEKFKHQCYMEAFSDLEDLCLEEIGKREQDSVEYVPHQSWEAVLRKRQEELAERKDDPVLIEIGRDAISTVLKEYQASNVTSNNKEDLRIQDNLHQVDVRETSNSNRKTKAVFRSGG, encoded by the exons atgacacgtgtgaaaaaatgCACACATGCGCAG gcatccaaacaggccataagcAAAGACTCTGAGAAGACCACCTCAGCAGATGATACCCGTGGTGACGCTCCGGTGAGTGATATTCTAGAGCAGATTGCGCTCAGTGACGATTCAACTCATCTCATTTTGAATGAGTTTTTGTTGGCAACTGGGACTGATTCTAATAAAGCTGGAAATGCAGCCCTCAGTGAAGGTGGAGGAAGGTCAGACTGGGATAACATTTTATACGGGGTATTTCGCCCTTCTCGGATTGATGTAGAACTTTTATCATGGGTTTATCTGAGGAAAGACAGACTCCGTCGGGGAAtggagatttttcaaaagctaAAGGAGTTTGATCTATACCAGAGCTTCTGTGAAGAGAAATTTAAGCATCAGTGCTATATGGAAGCTTTCAGTGATCTTGAAGATCTCTGTCTTGAAGAAATTGGGAAAAGGGAACAGGACTCTGTGGAATATGTACCTCATCAAAGTTGGGAGGCTGTCTTGAGGAAGCGGCAAGAAGAGCTTGCGGAAAGAAAAGATGATCCAGTTCTCATCGAGATTGGGCGGGATGCTATTTCAACTGTTCTTAAAGAATATCAGGCTTCGAATGTTACGTCCAACAACAAGGAGGATTTGAGAATTCAGGACAACCTGCATCAAGTTGACGTACGAGAGACTAGTAATAGTAATCGGAAAACAAAAGCTGTCTTCAGATCTGgaggttag